Proteins encoded in a region of the Campylobacter concisus ATCC 51562 genome:
- a CDS encoding ribonucleoside-diphosphate reductase subunit alpha, which yields MKVIKRNGRTEELDISKIKKYTNEAVLGLSNVSLSELEVDAKIQFRDMITTEEIQQTLIKTAVDKIDIDRPNWTFVAARLFLYDLYHKVSGFNGYNHLKDYLVKGEKVGRIIPGLKEKYDLEDLNAYIRPERDLQFAYLGIKTLYDRYLIKDKNGMPIELPQHMFMAIAMFLAQNELDSQGWAKKFYDLISKFEVMLATPTLSNARTTRHQLSSCYVGSTPDNIEGIFDSYKEMALLSKFGGGIGWDWSKVRAMGGSIDGHKNAAGGIIPFLKVTNDIAVAVDQLGTRKGAIAVYIEPWHMDVSDFLDLRKNSGEERRRAHELFPALWINDLFMKRVKENGRWSLFDPAQVSDLCDLYGEEFEKRYLEYENDENIQKNTILAKELWKKILTSYFETGMPFLCFKDNANKTNPNDHEGIIRSSNLCTEIFQNTAPNYYKIKITYEDGSEELFDEEEDVTVDSGITKKAKKLSALDSLKGKQIFIVEKESIEGKTAVCNLASINLSKINSKEDIERVVPIAIRMLDNVIDLNFYPHKKVKHTNLASRSIGLGVMGEAQMLAEKNVKWGSYEHLALIDSIMENISYNAIYASSNLAVEKGVYPKFEGSKWSKGIMPIDTANENAKALLNDKGGLFDENVCDWDKLREKVKRDGMRNGYLMAIAPTSSISILVGTTQTIEPVYKRKWFEHNLSGMIPNVVPNLSPDTWQFYTPAYELDQRILIKAGAIRQKWIDQGQSLNIFMSLDKASGGYLSEIYTLAWELGLKSTYYLRSESPDSEKLNDVADRSIECEGCQ from the coding sequence TTGAAAGTTATAAAACGTAATGGCAGAACAGAAGAGCTTGATATAAGTAAGATCAAAAAATATACAAATGAAGCAGTTCTTGGACTGAGCAATGTAAGCCTTAGCGAGCTTGAGGTAGATGCGAAAATCCAGTTTAGGGACATGATCACGACTGAGGAAATTCAGCAGACTCTTATAAAAACAGCAGTTGATAAGATCGATATCGACCGCCCAAACTGGACATTTGTCGCTGCGAGACTATTTTTATACGACCTTTATCACAAAGTATCTGGCTTCAACGGCTACAATCACCTAAAAGACTATCTAGTAAAAGGCGAAAAGGTAGGCCGCATCATCCCTGGACTAAAAGAGAAGTACGATCTTGAGGATCTAAACGCTTACATTAGGCCTGAGCGCGACCTTCAGTTTGCATACCTTGGTATCAAAACGCTTTATGACCGCTATCTCATCAAAGACAAAAATGGCATGCCAATCGAGCTGCCACAGCATATGTTTATGGCGATCGCGATGTTTCTAGCGCAAAACGAGCTAGACAGTCAAGGCTGGGCTAAGAAATTTTACGACCTTATCTCTAAATTTGAAGTGATGCTAGCCACTCCGACGCTCTCAAATGCCCGTACGACGCGTCACCAGCTAAGCAGCTGTTACGTAGGCAGTACGCCTGATAATATCGAGGGAATTTTTGATAGCTACAAAGAGATGGCGCTACTTTCAAAATTTGGCGGCGGTATCGGCTGGGACTGGAGCAAGGTGCGTGCGATGGGCGGCAGTATCGACGGACACAAAAACGCAGCTGGCGGTATCATCCCATTTTTAAAAGTGACAAACGACATCGCAGTAGCGGTCGATCAGCTAGGCACTAGAAAGGGTGCGATCGCTGTTTATATCGAGCCTTGGCACATGGACGTGAGTGATTTTCTTGATCTTCGTAAAAATTCAGGCGAAGAGAGACGCCGTGCACATGAGCTTTTCCCTGCGCTTTGGATAAACGATCTATTTATGAAGCGTGTTAAAGAAAATGGCCGATGGAGCCTCTTTGACCCAGCTCAAGTAAGCGACCTTTGCGACCTTTATGGCGAGGAATTTGAGAAGAGATATTTAGAGTATGAAAACGACGAAAATATCCAGAAAAACACCATCCTTGCAAAAGAGCTTTGGAAGAAAATTTTAACTAGCTATTTTGAAACTGGCATGCCATTTTTGTGCTTTAAAGACAATGCTAACAAAACAAATCCAAACGACCATGAAGGTATCATAAGAAGCTCAAATTTATGCACTGAAATTTTCCAAAACACAGCACCAAACTACTATAAGATCAAGATCACTTATGAAGACGGTAGCGAGGAGCTATTTGACGAAGAAGAAGACGTCACTGTCGATAGCGGCATAACTAAAAAAGCCAAAAAGCTTAGCGCGCTTGATAGCCTAAAAGGCAAGCAAATTTTTATCGTAGAAAAAGAGAGCATCGAGGGCAAAACGGCAGTTTGCAACCTTGCAAGTATAAATTTGAGTAAGATAAACAGTAAAGAGGACATCGAGCGTGTCGTGCCGATAGCTATCAGGATGCTTGATAACGTGATAGATCTAAATTTCTACCCACACAAAAAGGTAAAACACACAAACTTAGCTTCTCGCTCGATCGGCCTTGGCGTCATGGGTGAGGCGCAAATGCTAGCCGAGAAAAACGTAAAATGGGGCAGCTACGAGCACTTGGCGCTGATTGATAGCATAATGGAAAACATAAGCTACAACGCGATCTACGCTAGCTCAAATTTAGCCGTAGAAAAGGGTGTCTATCCAAAATTTGAGGGCTCAAAATGGAGTAAAGGCATCATGCCGATAGACACCGCAAACGAGAACGCAAAAGCGCTTTTAAACGACAAAGGTGGGCTATTTGACGAAAATGTCTGCGACTGGGATAAGCTAAGAGAAAAAGTTAAGCGTGACGGCATGAGAAACGGCTACCTAATGGCGATCGCTCCAACTAGCTCGATCTCGATCCTCGTTGGCACTACTCAGACCATCGAGCCGGTCTATAAACGCAAGTGGTTTGAGCACAACCTAAGTGGCATGATCCCAAATGTCGTGCCAAATTTAAGCCCTGATACTTGGCAGTTTTACACGCCAGCTTACGAGCTTGATCAAAGAATTCTTATAAAAGCAGGCGCTATCCGCCAAAAATGGATCGATCAAGGTCAAAGTCTAAATATTTTCATGAGCTTAGACAAAGCAAGCGGCGGATATCTAAGTGAAATTTACACGCTTGCATGGGAGCTCGGACTAAAATCAACCTACTATCTACGCTCAGAGTCACCAGACAGCGAAAAACTAAACGACGTGGCTGACCGCTCGATCGAATGCGAAGGGTGTCAGTAA
- the purB gene encoding adenylosuccinate lyase, translating into MVERYSRKEMAEKWSIQAKYDAWLKVEKAAVKAWNKLGFISDSDCEKICKNANFEVARIDEIEKTTKHDVIAFLTSVSESLGDESRFVHYGMTSSDCIDTAVALQMKESLELIISDVEEFMQAVKNRAIEHKHTLMVGRSHGIHGEPITFGLVLAIWYDEIARALKLIKDAKDTISYGKLSGAMGNLAHAPMEFEELTCEELGLKAAPASNQVIQRDRYAHVVSAIAVLASTCEKIAVAIRHYQRTEVYEAEEYFSPGQKGSSAMPHKRNPVLSENITGLCRVLRSYVTPALENVALWHERDISHSSVERFILPDMFITADFMLVRIKNLIANLVVYPENMMKNLNLTGGLVFSQRVLLQLPQRGISREDAYKIVQRNAMKVWADLQEGKKAIDEQGHSLFLQNLLNDEDLTKSLSKDEIKECFDYNYYTKNVDRIFARVFGK; encoded by the coding sequence ATGGTCGAAAGATACTCGCGTAAAGAGATGGCTGAAAAGTGGAGTATACAAGCAAAGTATGACGCTTGGCTCAAGGTAGAAAAAGCTGCCGTTAAAGCTTGGAATAAGCTTGGCTTCATAAGCGACAGCGACTGCGAGAAAATTTGCAAAAACGCTAATTTTGAAGTGGCTCGCATCGACGAGATAGAAAAGACAACAAAACACGACGTGATCGCATTTTTAACAAGCGTCAGCGAGAGCCTTGGCGATGAGAGTAGATTCGTGCATTATGGCATGACCTCAAGCGACTGCATTGACACAGCCGTCGCACTTCAGATGAAAGAGAGCCTAGAGCTCATCATCAGCGACGTAGAGGAATTTATGCAGGCGGTCAAAAACAGAGCGATCGAGCACAAGCACACGCTTATGGTCGGTAGAAGTCACGGCATCCACGGCGAGCCGATAACTTTTGGCCTTGTGCTTGCTATCTGGTACGACGAGATTGCAAGGGCGCTAAAGCTCATCAAAGATGCAAAAGATACAATCAGCTACGGTAAGCTCTCAGGTGCTATGGGAAATTTAGCCCACGCTCCGATGGAATTTGAAGAGCTAACATGCGAGGAGCTAGGTCTTAAAGCTGCCCCAGCATCAAACCAAGTGATCCAGCGCGACCGCTACGCCCATGTGGTAAGCGCCATCGCAGTTCTAGCCTCTACTTGTGAGAAGATCGCAGTTGCCATTAGGCACTACCAAAGGACTGAGGTTTATGAGGCAGAGGAGTATTTTAGCCCAGGACAAAAGGGCTCAAGTGCGATGCCACACAAACGCAATCCAGTCCTTAGCGAAAACATCACTGGTCTTTGCAGAGTACTTCGCTCATACGTCACGCCTGCACTTGAAAACGTCGCCCTTTGGCACGAGCGTGACATCAGCCACAGCTCGGTTGAGAGATTTATCCTGCCAGATATGTTTATCACGGCTGATTTTATGCTGGTTCGCATCAAAAATTTGATAGCAAATTTAGTCGTCTATCCAGAAAATATGATGAAAAATTTAAATTTAACAGGCGGACTAGTCTTTTCACAGCGCGTACTTTTGCAGCTACCGCAACGTGGAATTTCTAGAGAGGACGCCTACAAGATCGTTCAGCGCAATGCTATGAAGGTCTGGGCAGACTTGCAAGAGGGTAAAAAAGCGATCGACGAGCAAGGTCACAGCCTATTTTTACAAAATTTACTAAACGACGAGGATCTAACCAAGAGCCTTAGCAAAGATGAGATCAAAGAGTGCTTTGACTACAACTACTACACTAAAAATGTAGATAGAATTTTTGCCAGAGTTTTTGGTAAGTAA
- a CDS encoding replication initiation protein yields the protein MSEISFYFEEGDFVLKASRVVKAEKSGTLVFRNKMNSVLFPVNFTARDYDIFFTICWYAKQMGYVENAKFIEMPYSEICRFMPSGLNKTRFNDEVKNFRAKVLGQDGAAIYRSVEITEDDEITTVGVFFTDIRIFRNKQSLSFRLNPVALEILFSTLKFMKIDLNDFVAIKGKFAKTLYRLLHQYENVKADKDGFKCVNFNRDDFERFMSAPAKYNASDLDRFVINPSINELNESYFKKLLFEKRIADGNKKAVVGYSFKFILNEKSERIGA from the coding sequence ATGAGTGAAATTTCTTTCTATTTTGAGGAAGGTGATTTCGTGTTAAAAGCCAGTAGAGTTGTTAAAGCCGAAAAGAGCGGCACGCTTGTCTTTCGAAACAAAATGAACTCTGTGTTATTCCCGGTTAATTTCACGGCTAGGGATTATGATATTTTCTTTACGATCTGCTGGTATGCAAAGCAGATGGGCTATGTTGAAAATGCCAAATTTATTGAAATGCCTTACTCTGAAATTTGTAGATTTATGCCGTCCGGCCTGAATAAAACCAGATTTAACGATGAAGTAAAGAATTTTAGAGCCAAAGTTCTAGGGCAAGACGGCGCTGCCATCTATAGGAGTGTCGAAATTACCGAAGATGATGAAATAACTACCGTAGGCGTATTTTTTACGGATATTCGGATTTTTAGAAATAAGCAATCATTAAGTTTTAGATTAAACCCGGTTGCTCTTGAGATTTTATTCAGTACCCTTAAATTTATGAAAATAGATTTAAACGACTTTGTTGCGATTAAGGGCAAATTTGCCAAGACTTTATATCGACTCCTGCATCAATACGAAAACGTAAAAGCCGATAAAGACGGCTTTAAGTGTGTAAATTTTAATAGAGACGACTTTGAAAGATTTATGAGTGCACCGGCTAAATATAACGCTTCCGATTTGGATCGCTTTGTAATTAATCCGTCTATAAACGAATTAAATGAAAGCTATTTCAAAAAACTTCTTTTTGAGAAAAGAATAGCTGACGGCAATAAAAAAGCGGTGGTCGGCTACTCGTTCAAATTTATTTTGAATGAAAAATCAGAAAGAATAGGGGCTTAA